From Mesorhizobium sp. Pch-S:
GCAGACTCATCGCCACGCTGGCCGTCACCCCCACCGCTTCAACAAGGGAAGCCAGGGCATAGGCGACATAAAGCCCGGTCCTGCCGGCAATCTTCTGCCACAGCCAGATCGAAGGCATGCCGGCAAGCCCGGTCACCATCCAGACCATGGCCTCGAAAGTGCGGCTGCCGCCGCCCTGACGCACGATGGCAACGAGGAAGGTGGCCGTGACGATGTAGCCGAAGCCGAACATGCCGTAGGCGATGGTGACTTTCACCAGCGGGGCACTCCAGCTCAAAGCCGGCTCCCGCCCCGAACCGGTGGTCAGCGCAGGACCACGATCGATCATCAGAACCGTAATGGCGAACCCCACCAGGGAGAGCGCCGCGGCGACCATCCAGCCTGCTACCCAGGTGGCGTGGCTGCTCACCAGCAGGGCCATCATCAGGGAAGAACCGGCAATGCCGAGGCCGACGCCGCTGAAATGCAGCGCCTGCAGCCCGTTGCGGCCGGCGACGGCAAGGTGGCTGAAGACGATCGCGGCCAGGAAGACGATGACGAAAGCGCTGGCAACCCCCGCCAGGAAGCGGATGAGAAGGAAAGCCACGGTAGAGTCCGTCAATCCCATCAGTCCGGCCAGCACGCCACTGGCCGCCAGCGCGCCCAGCATCACGACACGCTCACGGCCATGCGCCCAGCCGCCGGCGGCTGCGAAGGCGCCGAGCAGGTAGCCAAGATAGTTGGAGGAAGCGATCAAGCCGGCATCGCCGGCCGACAAATGGAGCTCTTCCATCATGCCGGGCAGGATCGGCGTGTAGACAAAACGGCCGATGCCCATGGCGACGGCCATGGCGACCATGCCGGCAAGGGCAAAACGCAGTGGAGAGGCCGGTGTCTCGTTCATTGCAGCGCACAATAAAACTGTGCGCCTGCGAGGCAATGCGTTTCGTTTGGGCCAGTTGCGCCCTCGCCTTCAGGCGCCGCAGCAGCGTGCCGTCTCAAAGTCAGTCCGGCATGCGGTAAGCCTGAACGGCATGTCGCCCAATTCACGCTCCGACATGGTGTCGAGTATCGGATGCGAAAGCGGATCACGCACCCAGCCGGCAATGTCTCCGTCGGTCGGCCGGGCTGGCAACAATTCCCTGAACGGATTCAGCAAGGAGAAAAGCGTCATGGCGGCAGCTCCTCTTTTAGCCTCGGGATTTTGCCACCGAACCAAAGGGATTCAATTGAGATTTGCGCCGCACGAGTTTAGAAAAACTTCATGGCTCCCTTGAACCGAATTCATCTCAATGGTCTGCGCGCCGTGGAGGCCGTAGCGCGGCTGGGCTCGCTGTCATCGGCGGCCGGTGAACTTGGCGTTTCACCGAGCGCGGTCAGCCAGCAGGTCAACCGCACCGAACGGCAGCTCGGGCTCGCGCTGTTCGAGCGCACGCCCTCCGGTCTTGTGCTGACCGATTTCGGCAACCAGTTCGCGACACGGCTCGGCAAGGGTTTTCGCGAACTGACGCAAGCCGTGGCTCTCGCGGACGACGCCTCGCGCTGCACTTTGGTGGTGTCGGTGGCCCCCGCCTTCGCTTCGAAATGGCTGATGCCGAGGCTCTCGCGGCACTTCACGCGCTATCCCAATGTGCTGCTGCGCATCGACGCCTCGGTCAGGCTGGTCGATCCCGGCAATTCTGAGGTCGATATCGGCATCAGGCTTGGCGATGGAAAATGGCCGGGCCTGCATGCGGAACTGCTTCTGGCACAGGAGATCTTCCCGGTCTGCGCGCCGTCGATCGCAGCGAAACTCAAGACGCCCGCCGACCTGGCGCATGCCTATGCGATCACCGACGAGCGTACGATGATCGCCTGGGAGAACTGGTTCCGGGCGGCCGGCACCGAGCCGGTGACCTTGCTCAAGGGCGCTTCCTTCACGGACCCTATGCTGTGCCTGGAATCGACCATTGCCGGCCACGGCGTCATGCTGGGTTGGCAGTTGTTGTGCGCGGACGCGCTGGTCGACGGCCGCCTGGTTGCTCCCTTCGGCGTACGAGCCCCGAGCGGGCTCGGTTACTGGATGGTGACCGCCCCGGACGAGCCGGAGAGCCGCAAGGTCCGCGATTTCAAGGCATGGCTGCGCGAAGAGATCGACGTGACCATGGCGACATTCGCCACGCCCAGCGAACCCGTCATCGCCTGAGGCCAACGCTCGGCTCCTTCGATTGCGTATCGCGCTTTCCGAAAATCGACTGACGATTTTCGGGCCGATGCGGTGTGGAAAGCAGCGCAGCAGCGGTCTATGTAGAAGGATATCTCCAACAGCCGAGGCCTGACCATGACATCCCACGCCCGCGATTTTTCCGCTGCCATCGATCCGGTGAAGCTCGAACGCCTGGCCGAAGTGGTGGTCAAGGTGGGCCTGCAGCTGCAGCCCGGCCAGGACCTGGTGCTGACGTCCTCGATCGCCGCGCTGCCGCTGACCCGCAAGATTGTCGAGCATGCCTACAGGGCCGGCGCCGGGCTGGTGACGCCGATCTTCAACGATGACGAGATCACGCTCGCCCGCTTCCGCTACGGCGCCGATGCCGGTTTCGACCGCGCCGCAGGCTGGCTTTATGAAGGCATGGCCAAGGCCTTCTCCAACAATGCCGCGCGACTGGCCGTGCGCGGCGATGACCCATCGCTGCTGTCCGCCCAGGATCCGTCCAAGGTCTCACGCGCCAACAAGGCGAACTCGATCGCCTATCAGCCGGCACTGGAAAAAATCACCGGCTTCGACATCAACTGGAACATCGTCGCCTATCCGGAGCTGGCCTGGGCGAAGCAGGTGTTTCCGGGCGAAACCGACGACGTCGCGGTGGCCAGGCTGGCGGACGCGATCTTCGCGGCCAGCCGCGTCGACAATGATGATCCGATCGGCGCCTGGAAGGCACACAACGCCGCACTGGCCGAACGTACGAAGTGGCTGAACGGGCACAATTTCCACGCCCTGCATTTCAGGGGGCCGGGCACCGACCTGACCGTCGGCCTCGCCGACGGGCACGAATGGATGGGCGGCGCCTCGACCGCGAAGAACGGCATCACCTGCAATCCGAACATTCCGACCGAGGAAGTCTTCACCACGCCGCACGCGCACCGCGTGACCGGCCATGTGTCCTCGACCAAGCCGCTGTCCTACCAGGGCACGCTGATCGACGAGATCTCGGTGCGTTTCGAAGAAGGCCGCATCGTGGAAGCGAAGGCCGCCAGGGGCGAGGACGTGCTGCAGAAGGTGCTGGATACCGATGAAGGTGCGCGCCGGCTGGGCGAAGTGGCGCTGGTGCCGCATTCCTCACCGATTTCGGCAAGCGGCATCCTGTTCTACAACACGCTGTTCGACGAAAACGCCTCGTGCCACATCGCGCTCGGCCAATGCTATTCGAAGTGCTTTGTCGGCGGCGACAAGCTTTCGCAGGACGAGATCGCAGCGCGTGGCGGCAACAAGAGCTTCATCCACATCGACTGGATGATCGGCTCCAACAAGGTCGACATCGACGGCGTCAACAAGGATGGCAGCACCGTGCCGGTGATGCGCCAGGGCGAATGGGCCTGACGCAGATTTTCTAACCACAGTCGGGCGGGGATCCCTGCCCGACTGGACGCCCGACGCACCATGGAGGTAAACCCATGGCTTTCAATATCGTCGTCAAGCGGATCTACGAGCCGGCTCAGGCTTCGGACGGCCTGCGTGTCCTGGTCGATCGCGTCTGGCCACGCGGCATGACCAAAGAAAAAGCCGCCTTGACCCTATGGCTGAAGGACATCGCGCCGAGCGATGCCCTGCGAAAATGGTTCGACCATCAACCCGAGCGCTGGGAGGAATTCCAGAGGCGCTATCATGACGAATTGGCCAGCAAGCAAGAGCCTTTGCGCGAACTAGCCAGCTTACTCGAACACGGCCGCGTCACCCTACTCTATGGCGCGCATGAAGAGCGCTACAACAATGCCGTAGCGCTGGCGGAGTATCTCAAGGAAACAGAATAGGCGGGTGCGTCCTTCGAGGCTCGCCCGCGAAAGACCGTGGTGTGCTTTCAGCCACTGTGTGGGCTCGCGCCTCAGGATGAGGGCCGTTGTGCAACGGCGCCTGGTGATTTCACTTGGCTACAGAATGCTCTAAGTTCTGAGGCATCTCAGAATTCTCGGCCCAGTGGCACAACGGCCCTCATCCTGAGGTGCGAGCCCGCAAGACGTTGTCATTACAGCGAAAACTCACGTGGGCGAGCCTCGAAGGACGCACTTCGGTCAGCCGAGCTCGCGCTCGTAAACATCCGGCTTGAAACCAACCAGCAGGCGGTCACCCAAATCAAGCACAGGGCGCTTGATCATTGTCGGGCTGGCCAGCATCAGCGCCTTTGCCTTCCCGGCGTCAATGTCCTGCTTCTTGTCGTCGGGCAATTCCCGAAACGTGGTGCTCGCCTTGTTGAGCAGCACTTCCCAGCCGAGCCTGTCGATCCAGCCCTGCAAGCGCTCTGCTTCCAGACCCTCGGCGCGATAGTCATGAAAAGCGTAGCCGACCTTGTGGCCTTCCAGCCAGACGCGCGCCTTCTTGATCGTGTCGCAGTTCGGGATGCCGTACATGGTGATGGTCAAGGCGAAGTCCTCAGATCGTGATTTGAGATCGAGTAGCCGATTCTCGACGTGGGCGCCGCATCGAAGCTGCTACTCTCTCCCCGCTAGCGGGGAGAGATGTCCGGCAGGACAGTGAGGGGCAGAGCCAGCGTCCGCCGCTTGGTGCCGCCCCTCATCCGCCCTTCGGGCACCTTCTCCCCGTGAACGGGGAGAAGGGAGAGACTATTCGCCGTAGGGCACCCAGATGTTCTTCACCTGGACGGCGCGGGACAGGAATTCCCTGCCCTCGCCCTGGCGCGCGTCGTACCAGTCGCGCTGGACCGTTTCAGCCCACACCTGCTTGAGGTTGCCTGTCGAGGCCTTTTCGATCTTCGCTGCCGCATCGCGGCCGCCGAAATACCAGATGCCGTCGACTTCCTCGTGCTTGGCCAGCTCGAGCGCCAGTGCATCGCGATCACCGGTGACGATGTTGACGACGCCGTCCGGCACGTCGGATGTCTCCAGAACCTGGTAGAAGTCCGTGGCGGCGAGCGCCTGGCGCGAGGATGGCAGCACCACGACCCGGTTGCCCATGGCGATCGCCGGCGCGAAGGTCGAGACGAAACCGAGCAAACCATGTTCCTCCGGGCAAGCGATACCCAGGACACCGAGCGGCTCGTTCATGGCCAGCGCAACACCACGCAGCGGCGGCTTGTGCACCGCGCCTTCGAACTTGTCGGCCCAGGCGCCATAGGAGAACAGCCGCGAGACGGAGGCGGCGACTTCCCTGGCGGTATCCTGCTTGCGTTTGCCGGTCATCGCGGCAAGGCGATCGGCGAACTCGCCCGCGCGCGCATCAAGGTTTTCGGCGATGTAGTAGAGGATCTGCGCGCGGCTGTGCTCGGCGGTCATCGCCCAGCCGGTCGCCTTGCGCGCGGCCTCCACGGCGTTGCGGATATCCTTGCGGTTGCCGTCGCCGACCTCGCCGACCAATGCACCCGACGGCGAAACGATCGCGCGCGAATAGCCGCCATCCGGCCTGGCCTGCTTGCCACCGACATAGAGTTTGGCGGTGCGGTCGATGAAGCCGGTCGAAACAACGTCGCCATTGGGCTCGACAGCCGGCACGGCGGCAATGGGCTTCGCCTTGGCCAGCCATTTCGGTTTGCAATAGGCGGCCAGGCCTTCACGGCCGCCTTCGCGGCCGTAGCCGGATTCCTTGTAACCGCCGAAGCCGACGCCGGCATCGAACATGTTGGTGCCGTTGACCCAGACAACGCCGCATTTCAGCTTGGGCGCGATGTCGAGCGCCAGCGACAGCGTCTCCGACCAGATCGATGCGGCAAGCCCATATTCGGTGTTGTTGGCGAGCTCGACCGCCTCAGCCGGGGTGCGGAATGTGGTGGCGACCAGCACCGGCCCGAAGATCTCGACACGCGAGACAGTGGCGGCAGGGTGCACGCCGGTGAGCAGCGTCGGCGGATAGAAACAACCTTTCGCCGGCACGCCCGATTTGGGCTGGTGAAGAACCGCGCCTTCCTTGACACCGACATCAACCAGTTCGCGGATGCGCGCCAGTTGCACCGGATGCACGATCGCGCCAATGTCGATCGCCTTGTCGAGCGGATCGCCGACGCGCAGCGTTTCCATGCGGGCAATCAGCTTGGCCGTGAAACGATCCTGCACGCTTTCCTGCACCAGCAGGCGCGAGCCGGCGCAGCAGACCTGGCCCTGGTTGAACCAGATGGCGTCGACGACGCCTTCCACCGCGGCATCGAGGTCAGCATCGTCGAAGACGATGAAGGGCGACTTGCCGCCGAGCTCCAGGGTCAGGTTCTTGCCGGAGCCCGCGTTGCCTCGCGGATGCGGCGACCAACCTCTGTCGAGCCGGTGAAGGCGATCTTGGCAATACCGGGATGATTGACGATGGCCTCGCCTGTCGCGCCGTCGCCAGTGACGATGTTGACCACACCTTCTGGCAGGCCGGCTTTCTGGCAGATCTCCGCGAACAGCAGCGCGGTAAGCGACGTGTATTCGGCCGGCTTCAGCACCACAGTGTTGCCGAGCGCGATCGCCGGCGCGATCTTCCAGGCCAGCATCAGCAGCGGGAAATTCCAGGGGATGATCTGGCCGCAGACGCCAAGAGGCTCCCTGTCGGCCAGCTCGCCGTCCATCAACTGCGCCCAGCCGGCGTGATGGTAGAAATGGCGGGCGACCAGCGGGATGTCGATGTCGCGCGTTTCGCGGATGGGCTTGCCGTTGTCGAGCGTTTCCACCACCGCAAACAGGCGGCTGTGACGCTGGATGAGCCGGGCGATGGCATAGAGGTAACGGGCCCGGACATGGCCGGGAAGTGCGGCCCAGCCCGGCTGTGCCTTGGCGGCGGCCTTGACCGCGGCGTCGACGTCGGCGGCATTCGCTTGTGCCAGGCGCGTCAGCACCTCGCCGCTTGATGGCGACGTGGTTTCGAAGCTTTCACCCGACTTTGCCTTCTTCCAGGCACCGCCGATGAACAGCCTGGTTTCGCTACCCAGCCCCTTGATCCAGGCGCGGGCTTCCTTGTCGCTCTCCGGCGCCGGGCCGTATTCCATCGTGTCCAGGATTTCTGCGATCGACATGGAGACCCCCGTTACGCCATAGCGTGGTGGCTGAAGGCCGCGTAACGACCGGTGACGTAGTGCTCGAGCTGGCGTTCGATGTCGGCGAGCAATGATGAAGCGCCGAAGCGGAACAGATTGGGCTGCAGCCAATCGTTGCCGAGCTCTTCCTTCATCAGCGCCAGATAGGCCATCGCGTCCTTGGCGGTCGAGATACCACCGGCCGGCTTGTAGCCGACGACGTGGCCGGTCATCTCGCGGTACTCGCGGATGGCACGGATCATCACCAGCGTGACCGGAAGCGTCGCGTTGATCGCTTCCTTGCCGGTAGACGTTTTGATGAAGTCGGATCCCGCCATCATAGATACCCAGGAGGCGCGGGCGACATTGCGCAGGGTCTGCAGGTCGCCGGTGGCCAGGATGGTCTTCATGTGCGCCGGCCCACAGGCTTCCTTGCAGGCCTTGACCTCGTCATAGAGAGCCTGCCAGTTGCCGGTCAGCACATGTTCGCGGGTGATGACGATGTCGATCTCCTCGGCGCCATCGGCGACGGAAGCCTCGATCTCCTTCAGCCGCGTGTCCAGCGGCGAAAGGCCGGCCGGAAAGCCGGTGGAGACGGCGGCGACCGGAATGCCCGAACCCTGGAGCGCATCGACCGCGGTGGCGACGAAGCGATGATAGACGCAGACGGCACCGGTGGTGATGGTGCGGTCGCCAAGCCCAAGCGCGTCCTGCAGGTCGGCGCGCAGCGGCTGGCGCGCCTTGGCGCAGAGACGGCGCACGCGACCGGCAGTGTCGTCACCATTCAGCGTGGTGAGATCGATGCATTGCAGCGCGCGCACCAGCCAGGCCGCCTGCCATTCCTTCTTGACCGTGCGGCGACCACCGAGCGAGGACGTGCGGCGTTCCGCTGCGCTCAGATTGACGCGGACGGCTTCGATCGGGTCGAGCGAAAACGGGATCGGCGGATTGTACGGGTGCAACTGGTTGGCGAAGACGGCGGCGCCGGCCGGCTGGCCACCCCTGTGCTTGTCGACGACATTCATCTCACACCTCCCATACGCCCGGACGGTGACAGCTAAAGGACGACCGCGCCGAAACATCCATATTGCGCGAATCGCGAAGCCCGCCAAGGCTCAATCGGCCTTGACGGGCTGTCGCTGCTTCAGAGTTGAATGCGGGCTTTCGAAGGCCGGCGCTTATTTCCGCTCTGGAAACAAGGCAGCCAGTCCATCGCGCGAAGCCTTGGCAACACCGCGTTCGGTGATCAGGCCAGTGACGAGACGCGCCGGCGTCACGTCGAAGGCGGGGTTGCCGGCTGGCGACGCTTCCGGCGATACGCGCACGCGGGCGATCTCGCCGGTTTCGGTCTTGCCCTGCACGAAGGAAACCTCATCGCCGGAACGTTCCTCGATCGGGATTTCCTTCAGTCCGTCCGACACCGTCCAGTCGATGGTCGGCGACGGCAGCGCGACATAGAAGGGAATGTCGTTGTCCCTGGCGGCGAGCGCCTTCAGATAGGTGCCGATCTTGTTGCAGACATCGCCATTGGCGGTGGTGCGATCGGTGCCGACGATGACCATGTCGACCTCGCCATGCTGCATCAGGTGACCGCCGGCGTTGTCGACGATCAAGGTGTGCGGCACGCCATGCCCGGCCATTTCCCAGGCGGTGAGCTGGGCGCCCTGGTTGCGGGGGCGTGTCTCGTCGACATAGACGTGGACCGGGATGCCGGCCTCGACCGCCAGATAAATCGGGGCGGTGGCGGTGCCGTAGTCGACCGTCGCCAGCCAGCCGGCGTTGCAATGGGTGAGGATGTTGACGCGTTCGCCCGGCTTCTTCCGGGCAGCGATCTCCTTGATGATGGCAAGGCCGTTGCCGCCGATCGAGCGGTTGAGCTCGACATCCTCGTCGGCGATCTCGGCGGCGCGCTTGTAGGCGGCGGCAACACGCTCGGAAACCGGCAGCGGCTTCAGGAGCTTGCGCATCTCATCCAGCGCCCAGCGCAGGTTGATCGCCGTCGGACGCGTCTCATTGAGCTGTTCCCAGGCGGTATCGAGGGCAGCATCCGACGCGTCGGCCTGCATCTGGATCGCCATGCCGTAGGCGGCGGTAACGCCGATCAACGGTGCGCCGCGCACCCACATGTCACGGATGGCGACAGCGACATCCTCAACCGTCGACAAGGTGACGACGCGAAACTCGTGCGGAAGCCAGCGCTGGTCGATGATGTCGACGGAACGGCCGTCCTCGTTCAGCCAGATGGTGCGAAAATGCTTGCCGCCTACGTTCACGCGTATGCTCCTTTTTCGATCAGCGCGGCAAACGCGTTGACCTCCTCGATGCTGTGGATGGCGCGGCGGTTGACCGCGATGTGACGGCCGAACCGCAGCGCCTTGGCCTCGCAGACCGCACGCACGGCTTCGTCCCCGATGGTCTCAAAATCGGCATTGTGGGCGAGGCCGAGGATGCGGCGGTGGCATTCGACACCGGCGAACCCCAGAAGATCCTGCCAGATGTCGTGCAACACGCGGTCGAGCGCCTGTTCGGCACCGAGCGGGTCACCGCGATCCTCGAACAGGCTGCGGGCATAAAGCATGCCGGTGCGTTCGCTGCGCCAGAGGCGCGAAAACTCGGTGCGGAAGACCGCCCAGATCGAGGTGACCGTCTCAAGAAGATAGGCGCGCATGGTTTCGCGCGAGCCATCCTGTTCATGGCCGCTTTGGGAAAAATAGGACATCCAGAAATTGGCCAGCAGCATGCCGACGTCGAACGCCATCGGCCCGTAGAAGGCGAATTCGGGATCGATGACCCTTGTGTCGGTGTCGGTCACCATGACGGAGCCGGTGTGCAGGTCGCCATGCAGCAGCGTTTCCGCATTGGCCGCAAACAGATGCTTGAGACGCTGTGCTTCCACCTTGAGGTCGCGGTCGGCACGCAGTTCGGCCACCAGCGGTTCGAGCGCCGGCGTGTAGTGGTTCAGCTTCGCTTCGAAATAGGGATCGGTGAAGACCAGGTTCTCGGTGATGTCGCACAATTCGACATTGTCGGCGAACAGCGCAAGGTCGGCCTTGCGGTCGCGCGCCGCCATATGCAGGTCGGAGCCGCGGAACAGCGTGCGTGCCACGAACAGGCCGAGATCCACGCCGATGCGTGGCAGTTCGCGGCCGGCGATCAGCTCCTTGCGCAGGATGATGTGCGGCGTGAGATATTCCATGACGATCAGCGCCTGCGCCTCGTCGAAATGCAACACCGCAGGCACCGTGCCGACGCCGGCGCGCGCCTCCTGCCTGACCAGTGCATGATATTCGAAGAAGGACCGTTTCAGCGGCAGCGGCCAGCTTTCACCCACCAGCCGGACATAGGGCAGTGCCTGCTTGACGACGGCCGAACCGGCCGGCCCTTCGACAATGAAGACGAGGTTCAAATTGCCGTCGCCAACCTCGCGTACACGCCAGGCAGAAACATCGTCGCCGAGCTGATCGGTGAGTGCGGCGAGGGCGCCGAGCCTGGCAGGCAAAGTTTCGACCGTCAGCGCCTCGAACGAAGCATTTTTTGCCATGTCGGCCTCCCGATCCGCGTCCCCGTTTCTGTTAGCGAACGGTCATGACAGGTAAAAGGCTAGGAACCATTCTGTCATTTGTCAATCGTGTTGACAAATGACGAGATTGTTCCTAGCGTCGGGGTCAAGGAGGAGAATATGGCCGCAGAAGCCGTGTTCCGCATCGCGGATCTGAAGAAATCCTTCGGCCCGACCCAAGTTCTTGGCGGCGTCAGCCTCGACCTGCATCCAGGCGAGGTGACGGTGCTGATGGGCGCCAATGGAGCGGGCAAGTCGACGCTGGTGAAAGTCATCAGCGGCGTCTATTCGCGTGATGGCGGCGCCATGACATTGGGCGCCGCCGACTTCGCGCCAAGGACCCCGGCGGAAGCCATCCGCGCCGGTGTCGTCACGGTGCACCAGAACATCAATGACGGCGTCGTCGCAGCTCTCGACGTCGGCACCAACCTGACGCTCGACCGGCTCAGCGGCAAAGGCCAGCCCCTCATCCTCAACCCGCGTCGCATCCAGCGCGAGGCCCGCGCCGTTGCCGAGCGCATGGGGCTCGACATCGACCTTGGCGCTTCGATCGGTGACCTTACATTGGCCGACCGCCAGATGGTGGCGATCGCACGCGCCATGGCGCACGAGCCGAAGGTGCTGATCCTCGACGAGCCGACCTCTTCGCTCTCCAGCGCCGAGGCCAACCGGCTGTTCGCACTCGTGGACCGACTGAAATCGCACGGCGTCGCCATCCTCTACATCTCGCACCGCATGTCGGACATCCGCCGGCTAGCGGATCGCATCGTCTCGCTGCGCGACGGCCAGATCGTCGGCACGTTCGACAGCAAGCCGCTCGATTATGAGGGTGCGGTCAATGCCATGCTCGGCCGCAAGGTTCACCAGAGCGCCTTTGCCGCCAAGCCGGGCGGCAGGACGATCTTCACCGCCGACAATCTGGTGATCGCCGACGGCGCCAGGCCGATCTCGCTTTCCCTCGGTGACGGTGAAATCGTGGCGATCACCGGTCTGGTCGGTGTCGGCAAGACGGCACTGGCCGAGACGTTGTTCGGGCTGCGCCAGCCGCTTGCCGGGTCGATGACCCTGAACGGCAACAGCTACACCCCTCGTACACCGGCGGAAGCGATTGCCGGCGGCGCCTTCCTTGTCGCCAAGGATCGCAGCGAAAGCGGCATCGTCAGCGCCTTCAACATCTACGAGAATATGAGCCTGCCGTTCCTGAAGCGGATCTCTGCTTTCGGCGTGCTGCGCCGCGGCGCCGAACGCGCCATCGCCCGCCGCCAGATCAGCGAACTGGGCATCGTCTGCCGCTCCGAGAAGGACGAGATGTCGACGCTGTCGGGCGGCAACCAGCAGAAGGTGATGGTGGCGCGCTGGATGGCGCAGCCCTCCTCCCTGTTCATGCTGGACGAGCCCTTCCAGGGCGTGGACATCGCCGCAAGACGCGACATCGCCGCCAAGCTGAGGGCGAATGCGTCCGGTCGCGCGACACTGGTCTTCGTCACCGAGATCGATGAGGCGGTCGAAACCGCCGACCGCATCCTGGTCATGTCCGAGCACACCATCGTCGGCGAACACAGGAACGAGCGCATCGACATGGACCGCCTGCTGGCGGAAGTCGCCGGCCAGACGGCGCGAGGCGCGGCCTGAACAATGAGAACGATAAAGGGGGCGCGAATGGCGCAGCTAGCCGGTGGTGGGTTTGTGAGCAGCGAGGTCTGCGCCTAAATGCGTGATATTGCCGTGCGTTATGGCTTCCTCGTGCTGTTCGCGGCACTGGTTGCCTATTTTGCCTCCACCGCCGACGGCTTCGTGTCGCCGCAGAGCGCGGTGTTCATCTTCCAGTCGGTGGCGATCACCGGCATCCTGGCACTCGGCGTGACCGCGACCCTGGTGGTCGGCGGCTTCGACCTGTCCATCGGCTCGGTAGCGACCAGTGCCATGATGGCGGCCGCCTATGTCATGGTGGTGCTGAACCAGAATGCGCTGGTAGCGGTGCTGGTCTGCCTGGCCATCGGCGTGCTGATCGGCCTGATCAACGGCTTCCTCATCGTCTACATGCGCGTGCCGGATCTGCTGGCGACGCTCGGCATGATGTTCCTGCTGCTCGGCCTGCAGCGCATCCCGACCGAAGGCCGCTCGATCGCCACCGGCATGACCATGCCCGACGGTTCGGTCGCCCCCGGCAAGTTCAGCGACGCCTTCCTCGCGCTCGGCCGCTACCGTTTCGATTTCTTCGCACCGAACCTGGTGCCGGTGTCCGTCGTGGTGCTGGTGGTGCTGGCGGTGGCGATCTGGTTCTTCCTGGAATACACGCGTTTCGGCCGCATGATGTACGCCGTCGGCTCCAATGAGCGCGCGGCCGAACTCGCCGGCGCGCCTGTCAAGGCATACAAGATCTGGGCCTATGTCATTTCCGGTATATTCGCCTCAATCGGCGGGATTTTGCTCGCTGCCCGGCTTGGACGCGGCGACATCGCCTCGGGTAACAATCTGCTGCTCGACGCGGTGGCGGCGGCGTTGATCGGTTTTGCCGTGCTGGGCGCCTCGAAGCCCAACGCCTTCGGCACGGCCGTCGGCGCCCTGTTCGTCGGCGTGCTCCTGCAGGGCCTGACCATGATGAACGCGCCCTACTACACCCAGGATTTCGTCAAGGGTGGCGTGCTCGTGGTCGCGCTCGTCTTCACATTTGCCCTGTCGACCAGGGCCAAAAGGTAATTGCGGCAAT
This genomic window contains:
- a CDS encoding YbfB/YjiJ family MFS transporter; its protein translation is MNETPASPLRFALAGMVAMAVAMGIGRFVYTPILPGMMEELHLSAGDAGLIASSNYLGYLLGAFAAAGGWAHGRERVVMLGALAASGVLAGLMGLTDSTVAFLLIRFLAGVASAFVIVFLAAIVFSHLAVAGRNGLQALHFSGVGLGIAGSSLMMALLVSSHATWVAGWMVAAALSLVGFAITVLMIDRGPALTTGSGREPALSWSAPLVKVTIAYGMFGFGYIVTATFLVAIVRQGGGSRTFEAMVWMVTGLAGMPSIWLWQKIAGRTGLYVAYALASLVEAVGVTASVAMSLPIGPLLGGFFLGSTFIAITALGLQAGRVLSPQAPRRAFALMTASFGIGQLIGPLVAGVLAERSGGSFFVPSIAAAIVLVISAAIVWSAGRDVRQKAQE
- a CDS encoding LysR substrate-binding domain-containing protein; this encodes MAPLNRIHLNGLRAVEAVARLGSLSSAAGELGVSPSAVSQQVNRTERQLGLALFERTPSGLVLTDFGNQFATRLGKGFRELTQAVALADDASRCTLVVSVAPAFASKWLMPRLSRHFTRYPNVLLRIDASVRLVDPGNSEVDIGIRLGDGKWPGLHAELLLAQEIFPVCAPSIAAKLKTPADLAHAYAITDERTMIAWENWFRAAGTEPVTLLKGASFTDPMLCLESTIAGHGVMLGWQLLCADALVDGRLVAPFGVRAPSGLGYWMVTAPDEPESRKVRDFKAWLREEIDVTMATFATPSEPVIA
- a CDS encoding aminopeptidase: MTSHARDFSAAIDPVKLERLAEVVVKVGLQLQPGQDLVLTSSIAALPLTRKIVEHAYRAGAGLVTPIFNDDEITLARFRYGADAGFDRAAGWLYEGMAKAFSNNAARLAVRGDDPSLLSAQDPSKVSRANKANSIAYQPALEKITGFDINWNIVAYPELAWAKQVFPGETDDVAVARLADAIFAASRVDNDDPIGAWKAHNAALAERTKWLNGHNFHALHFRGPGTDLTVGLADGHEWMGGASTAKNGITCNPNIPTEEVFTTPHAHRVTGHVSSTKPLSYQGTLIDEISVRFEEGRIVEAKAARGEDVLQKVLDTDEGARRLGEVALVPHSSPISASGILFYNTLFDENASCHIALGQCYSKCFVGGDKLSQDEIAARGGNKSFIHIDWMIGSNKVDIDGVNKDGSTVPVMRQGEWA
- a CDS encoding DUF488 domain-containing protein, whose amino-acid sequence is MAFNIVVKRIYEPAQASDGLRVLVDRVWPRGMTKEKAALTLWLKDIAPSDALRKWFDHQPERWEEFQRRYHDELASKQEPLRELASLLEHGRVTLLYGAHEERYNNAVALAEYLKETE
- a CDS encoding ArsC family reductase encodes the protein MTITMYGIPNCDTIKKARVWLEGHKVGYAFHDYRAEGLEAERLQGWIDRLGWEVLLNKASTTFRELPDDKKQDIDAGKAKALMLASPTMIKRPVLDLGDRLLVGFKPDVYERELG
- the deoC gene encoding deoxyribose-phosphate aldolase, with amino-acid sequence MNVVDKHRGGQPAGAAVFANQLHPYNPPIPFSLDPIEAVRVNLSAAERRTSSLGGRRTVKKEWQAAWLVRALQCIDLTTLNGDDTAGRVRRLCAKARQPLRADLQDALGLGDRTITTGAVCVYHRFVATAVDALQGSGIPVAAVSTGFPAGLSPLDTRLKEIEASVADGAEEIDIVITREHVLTGNWQALYDEVKACKEACGPAHMKTILATGDLQTLRNVARASWVSMMAGSDFIKTSTGKEAINATLPVTLVMIRAIREYREMTGHVVGYKPAGGISTAKDAMAYLALMKEELGNDWLQPNLFRFGASSLLADIERQLEHYVTGRYAAFSHHAMA
- the mtnA gene encoding S-methyl-5-thioribose-1-phosphate isomerase is translated as MNVGGKHFRTIWLNEDGRSVDIIDQRWLPHEFRVVTLSTVEDVAVAIRDMWVRGAPLIGVTAAYGMAIQMQADASDAALDTAWEQLNETRPTAINLRWALDEMRKLLKPLPVSERVAAAYKRAAEIADEDVELNRSIGGNGLAIIKEIAARKKPGERVNILTHCNAGWLATVDYGTATAPIYLAVEAGIPVHVYVDETRPRNQGAQLTAWEMAGHGVPHTLIVDNAGGHLMQHGEVDMVIVGTDRTTANGDVCNKIGTYLKALAARDNDIPFYVALPSPTIDWTVSDGLKEIPIEERSGDEVSFVQGKTETGEIARVRVSPEASPAGNPAFDVTPARLVTGLITERGVAKASRDGLAALFPERK